The following proteins are co-located in the Bradysia coprophila strain Holo2 chromosome X unlocalized genomic scaffold, BU_Bcop_v1 contig_130, whole genome shotgun sequence genome:
- the LOC119067921 gene encoding NADP-dependent malic enzyme isoform X1 produces MFVRNLRNGTVSKQTQCLTNRILGVSSANSTPTHKKKDAGNRHYHEVTGDIICPSMVQGIDHLRDPRLNKGLAFTLEERQVLGIHGLQPARFKTQEEQLELCKISINRYQEDLNKYLYLVDLQDRNERLFFKLLSENVEMMMPIVYTPTVGLACQKFGLIYRRPRGLFVTIHDRGHVYDVLRNWPEPDVRAIVVTDGERILGLGDLGACGMGIPVGKLALYTALAGIQPHQCLPIMVDVGTNNKDLLEDPLYIGLRQKRVTGAEYDEFIDEFMSAIVKRYGQNTLIQFEDFGNHNAFRFLDKYRDSYCTFNDDIQGTAAVAVGGLYASTRVTGKTFAEHKIMFVGAGEAAIGIADLCCKAMEADGIPQDEARGKIWMADIDGLLTTTRKVGDLHGHKKFYAKDHPPVKDLLEIVKEIKPTILIGASATPGLFTPQILQEMAACNERPIVFALSNPTSRAECTAEAAFHNTEGRVIFSSGSPFPPVHYDGKIIKPGQGNNAYIFPGVALGVIATLMHHIPDDVFLIAARELAACVQDEDLESGSLYPPLDSVREVSLRIAVGITKYAYARENILLNADEMRKKYQLEGMAAQGLASTYPEPEDKRKWLEGQLYNFNYESSMPITWKWPTPTPMKTRAVKPTKLTEKEETC; encoded by the exons ATGTTCGTCAGAAATTTGAG gaATGGAACTGTGAGCAAACAAACACAATGCTTAACGAACCGCATATTGGGTGTTTCGTCGGCCAATAGCACACCGACTCACAAAAAGAAAGATGCTGGAAACAGACATTACCACGAAGTCACCGGTGACATTATTTGCCCATCGATGGTGCAAGGAATTGATCACTTAAGAGATCCACGACTAAACAAG GGACTTGCATTTACTCTTGAAGAGCGTCAAGTGCTTGGTATACACGGTCTGCAACCAGCCCGATTCAAAACACAAGAAGAACAACTTGAACTATGCAAAATCTCAATTAATCGTTACCAAGAAGACCTAAACAAGTATTTGTACCTAGTCGACTTGCAa GACCGCAACGAACGtctgtttttcaaattattgtcGGAAAATGTCGAAATGATGATGCCGATTGTGTATACACCAACCGTCGGCTTGGCGTGCCAGAAATTCGGATTAATTTATCGCCGTCCCAGAGGATTGTTCGTTACAATTCATGATCGGGGACACGTTTACGATGTGCTGAGGAACTGGCCGGAACCGGATGTTCGAGCTATTGTTGTTACCGATGGCGAACGAATTTTGGGTCTGGGTGATTTGGGTGCCTGTGGTATGGGTATACCTGTGGGTAAACTTGCTCTCTATACCGCATTGGCTGGGATTCAGCCACATCAATGTCTGCCGATCATGGTGGACGTTGGAACAAATAACAAAGATTTGCTCGAAGATCCACTCTACATTGGATTGCGACAGAAGCGCGTTACCGGTGCCGAATATGATGAGTTCATTGACGAGTTCATGTCCGCCATTGTGAAACGATATGGCCAAAACACACTCATTCAGTTTGAGGACTTTGGAAATCACAATGCTTTCCGATTTTTAGACAAATATCGCGACAGTTATTGCACCTTCAATGACGACATTCAGG GAACTGCTGCTGTTGCCGTTGGTGGTCTATATGCTTCGACACGAGTGACCGGCAAGACCTTTGCCGAACACAAAATCATGTTCGTCGGTGCTGGAGAAGCAGCCATTGGTATTGCAGATCTGTGTTGCAAAGCCATGGAAGCGGATGGTATTCCACAAGAT GAAGCTAGAGGAAAAATTTGGATGGCTGATATTGACGGCCTCTTGACTACAACACGTAAGGTGGGAGACCTGCACGGCCATAAAAAATTCTATGCCAAGGACCATCCACCTGTCAAGGATTTGCTGGAAATTGTCAAAGAAATCAAACCAACC ATTTTGATTGGAGCATCGGCTACGCCGGGTCTCTTCACTCCACAAATTCTACAAGAAATGGCTGCCTGCAACGAGAGACCGATTGTGTTCGCCCTTTCGAATCCGACGAGTCGCGCTGAATGTACAGCTGAAGCTGCATTTCACAATACCGAA GGTCGCGTTATTTTCTCATCTGGTTCACCGTTCCCGCCAGTCCATTACGACGGAAAGATAATCAAGCCGGGCCAGGGCAACAATGCGTACATCTTTCCTGGAGTTGCATTGGGAGTAATTGCAACGTTAATGCACCACATTCCAGACGATGTATTTTTGATTGCAGCTCGTGAACTGGCTGCATGCGTCCAAGACGAGGATTTGGAAAGCGGTTCGCTGTATCCACCGCTGGATTCGGTGCGTGAAGTTTCGCTTCGAATTGCGGTCGGCATTACTAAATATGCGTACGCTAGAG aaaacattttattaaacgCTGATGAAATGcgtaaaaaatatcaattagaGGGAATGGCAGCTCAAG
- the LOC119067921 gene encoding NADP-dependent malic enzyme isoform X2, translating into MFVRNLRNGTVSKQTQCLTNRILGVSSANSTPTHKKKDAGNRHYHEVTGDIICPSMVQGIDHLRDPRLNKGLAFTLEERQVLGIHGLQPARFKTQEEQLELCKISINRYQEDLNKYLYLVDLQDRNERLFFKLLSENVEMMMPIVYTPTVGLACQKFGLIYRRPRGLFVTIHDRGHVYDVLRNWPEPDVRAIVVTDGERILGLGDLGACGMGIPVGKLALYTALAGIQPHQCLPIMVDVGTNNKDLLEDPLYIGLRQKRVTGAEYDEFIDEFMSAIVKRYGQNTLIQFEDFGNHNAFRFLDKYRDSYCTFNDDIQGTAAVAVGGLYASTRVTGKTFAEHKIMFVGAGEAAIGIADLCCKAMEADGIPQDEARGKIWMADIDGLLTTTRKVGDLHGHKKFYAKDHPPVKDLLEIVKEIKPTILIGASATPGLFTPQILQEMAACNERPIVFALSNPTSRAECTAEAAFHNTEGRVIFSSGSPFPPVHYDGKIIKPGQGNNAYIFPGVALGVIATLMHHIPDDVFLIAARELAACVQDEDLESGSLYPPLDSVREVSLRIAVGITKYAYARGLASTYPEPEDKRKWLEGQLYNFNYESSMPITWKWPTPTPMKTRAVKPTKLTEKEETC; encoded by the exons ATGTTCGTCAGAAATTTGAG gaATGGAACTGTGAGCAAACAAACACAATGCTTAACGAACCGCATATTGGGTGTTTCGTCGGCCAATAGCACACCGACTCACAAAAAGAAAGATGCTGGAAACAGACATTACCACGAAGTCACCGGTGACATTATTTGCCCATCGATGGTGCAAGGAATTGATCACTTAAGAGATCCACGACTAAACAAG GGACTTGCATTTACTCTTGAAGAGCGTCAAGTGCTTGGTATACACGGTCTGCAACCAGCCCGATTCAAAACACAAGAAGAACAACTTGAACTATGCAAAATCTCAATTAATCGTTACCAAGAAGACCTAAACAAGTATTTGTACCTAGTCGACTTGCAa GACCGCAACGAACGtctgtttttcaaattattgtcGGAAAATGTCGAAATGATGATGCCGATTGTGTATACACCAACCGTCGGCTTGGCGTGCCAGAAATTCGGATTAATTTATCGCCGTCCCAGAGGATTGTTCGTTACAATTCATGATCGGGGACACGTTTACGATGTGCTGAGGAACTGGCCGGAACCGGATGTTCGAGCTATTGTTGTTACCGATGGCGAACGAATTTTGGGTCTGGGTGATTTGGGTGCCTGTGGTATGGGTATACCTGTGGGTAAACTTGCTCTCTATACCGCATTGGCTGGGATTCAGCCACATCAATGTCTGCCGATCATGGTGGACGTTGGAACAAATAACAAAGATTTGCTCGAAGATCCACTCTACATTGGATTGCGACAGAAGCGCGTTACCGGTGCCGAATATGATGAGTTCATTGACGAGTTCATGTCCGCCATTGTGAAACGATATGGCCAAAACACACTCATTCAGTTTGAGGACTTTGGAAATCACAATGCTTTCCGATTTTTAGACAAATATCGCGACAGTTATTGCACCTTCAATGACGACATTCAGG GAACTGCTGCTGTTGCCGTTGGTGGTCTATATGCTTCGACACGAGTGACCGGCAAGACCTTTGCCGAACACAAAATCATGTTCGTCGGTGCTGGAGAAGCAGCCATTGGTATTGCAGATCTGTGTTGCAAAGCCATGGAAGCGGATGGTATTCCACAAGAT GAAGCTAGAGGAAAAATTTGGATGGCTGATATTGACGGCCTCTTGACTACAACACGTAAGGTGGGAGACCTGCACGGCCATAAAAAATTCTATGCCAAGGACCATCCACCTGTCAAGGATTTGCTGGAAATTGTCAAAGAAATCAAACCAACC ATTTTGATTGGAGCATCGGCTACGCCGGGTCTCTTCACTCCACAAATTCTACAAGAAATGGCTGCCTGCAACGAGAGACCGATTGTGTTCGCCCTTTCGAATCCGACGAGTCGCGCTGAATGTACAGCTGAAGCTGCATTTCACAATACCGAA GGTCGCGTTATTTTCTCATCTGGTTCACCGTTCCCGCCAGTCCATTACGACGGAAAGATAATCAAGCCGGGCCAGGGCAACAATGCGTACATCTTTCCTGGAGTTGCATTGGGAGTAATTGCAACGTTAATGCACCACATTCCAGACGATGTATTTTTGATTGCAGCTCGTGAACTGGCTGCATGCGTCCAAGACGAGGATTTGGAAAGCGGTTCGCTGTATCCACCGCTGGATTCGGTGCGTGAAGTTTCGCTTCGAATTGCGGTCGGCATTACTAAATATGCGTACGCTAGAG